Part of the Pelmatolapia mariae isolate MD_Pm_ZW linkage group LG3_W, Pm_UMD_F_2, whole genome shotgun sequence genome is shown below.
cccaacccttctgaatcagatctacacagagctctacatcacagagggagggactgcagaggtcaatgatgaacatgaggtcagacagattgaaacagcaaataggaaaccacacagaccagaaacaccaatcagacaagaagacatctttaaagcctcatctggaagagatgaaccaatcagaacagtgctgacaaagggagtggctggcattgggaaaacagtcttaacacagaaatacaccctggactgggctgaagacaaagccaaccaggacatccagttcatatttccattcactttcagagagctgaatgtgctgaaagaggaaaagttcagcttggtggaacttgttcatcacttctttactgaaaccaaagaagcaggaatctgcagctttgaagacttccaggttgtgttcatctttgatggtctggatgagtgtcggcttcctctggacttccacaaaactacaatcctaactgaccctagaaagtccacctcagtggatgtgctgctgataaacctcatcacaGGGagactgcttccctctgctcgcgtctggataaccacacgacctgcagcagccaatcaactcccttctgactgtgttggcatggtgacagaggccagagggttcactgacccacagaaggaggagtacttcaggaagagattcagagatgaggagcaggccagcaggatcatctcccacatcaagacttcacgaagcctccacatcatgtgccacatcccagtcttctgctggatcactgctacagttctggaggatgtgctgaaaaccagagagagaggacagctgcccaagaccctgactgagatgtacatccacttcctggtagTTCAAACCAAAATGGCAATTGTCAAATATGATGGAAAACGTGAAAGAGATCCAATCTGGATTAAGAAAAGCAGGATGATGATTGAGTCTCTTGGAAAattggcttttgatcagctgcagaaaggaaacctgatcttttatgaatcagacctgacagagtgtggcatcgatatcagagcagcctcagtgtactcaggagtgttcacacagatctttaaagaggagagaggactgtaccaggacaaggtgtactgcttcatccatctgagtgttcaggagtttctggctgctcttcatgtccatctgaccttcatcaactctggactgaatctgctggaagaacaacaaGCAAATTTAAACAATATCAGTGTATTTAAAGACATACCTAAGCTGAAACATCTTTACCAGAGTGCTGTGATTAAGGCCTTggagagtccaaatggacacctggacttgtttcTCCggttcctcctgggtctttcactgcaggccaatcagactctcctacaaGGCCttctgacacagacaggaagtaaccCATCAACCAGACATAAAACTGTTGAATTTATCACCAAGAAGATCGGAGGAAATCTGTctacagagaaaagcatcaatctgttccactgtctgattgaactgaatgatcgttctttAATGAAGGACATCCAAAACTCTTTGGTTTTAGGacgtctctccacagataaactgtctcctgctcagtggtcagctctggtcttcatcttactgtcatcagaaaaagatctggatgtgtttgacctgaagaaatactctgcatcagaggaggctcttctgaagCTGCTTCCAGTGGTCAAAGCCACAAACAAAGCTCTGTGAGTCaatgcataattttatatttagaaAATAACTCCTTCATTTACTAGTAAATGGATAATGAAAGTAATGGATTGTCTTGCAGGCTGTGTGATTGTAATTTGACAGAGAACagttgtgaagctctgtcctcagttctcagctctCAGTCATCTAGGCTGAGAGAACTGGATCTGAGTAACAACAACCTAAAGGACTCTGGGGTGAAGCTGTTGGCTGCTGGAGTAAAGAGTCCACACTGCAGGCTGGAATCTCTCAGGTcagatttttcaaaaaaaaaaaaaaaagaaaaaaaaaagaaaaaaggaactaTTAGTGCAGCTTAACGTTTTTTGACACCAGAGCCTCTTTTGAGGTCACTAGCGCGAGTTTGACGTGACAATCTTTTCTTCACCAAGACGCTGCATTATGTTTGCTGCAAATTTGTAGCGTACATATTAATGCTGTATGAATTTCCAGAATTTCAAAGGTTTTCTACTGGAGTCTTCTGACTGGAGCCCACTGAAGTCATTGTTCATTGTTATTGCAACATGAGATTAGATGGTGTGCTTTGTTGCATGGGGTGTTGTTATTCTACTATAAATACCAGTTAGAAGATGGACAGTAGCCATAAATTGAAGGCCAATTGCATGCCAGTTGTAGCCTCAGTTTGAATTTTCTTTTGCTGACAGTAGAAATGTTTGAGTGGaatagtcaaaggagtttgcaaagaaaagtgtctggacttctttaagttgcttgaagacgaagtgaagaagcttcttggatgagaggtgaaacgtcttcaagcaacttaaagaagtccagatgcttttctttgcaaactcctttgactacgatgacctggatgactgagaaccttcacagacattttgaGTGGAATAGTTTCTGAAATCATGGCCTATTTAAAGGCCTCACATAGGTGTATTAAAAATGTCTGTCTCTTCTTGTTGTAATTAATGGTTATTTGAATGCCTGCTGTTGTTGCCAGCTTAAATGACTGGTAACTAGCCAGCCTGTTGTGACCTCTCTGTGCTCTGTTGTCTGATAAACTAAATGTTTGTCTGAACAACAGCTAAACCCCTTTACTGTATCGAACaactttgtgcatgtgtgtgtgtgtgtgtgtgcgtgcgcaggCTATCAGGTTGTCTAATCACAGAGGAAGGTTGTGCTTCTCTAGCATCAGCACTGAGCTCAAACCCCTCCTATTTGAGAGAGCTTGACCTGCGTAATAACAGCCTGCAGGACTCAGGAGTGAATTTGCTGCTTGCAGGATTGGAGGATCCATATTGGAGGCTTGATATTCTCAGGTATATCCCCCTCTATTTTACCATTAACCAGAAAATCCCTTGAAATTGTAATCATGATCATAAAATTATTATAAAAATTATAATGCATAAAAACAACGGGGCCAGATAAGTCTGTTTCAttcataataaataaacatttgtgtTTCATCCTGTAGGGTGGACAGTGGTGGAGAGTGGAAGGTAACTCTTGGTCTAAGGAAATGTAAGTGACAGATGCTATATCGCCAGTATTTTCTCAAAGTTTTTGAATTAGATCTTCTGGGTATTCTGGAAAATAAATGATAGTCAGAATTTTTGACTTGTGCAACTGATTTTATTTACTGTCAAGAAAACAGAAGTTTAATAGAATAAGGTTTAATTAATAGGTTTGACAGTGGATCTGATCTATAATTAAGGTATCAATTAACATCTTCCTATGTTTTCGGGAAACCTTTAATTAGCTACTCTGCTCATAGATCAATGTATGCTAAAGTCACCAGTaacacaaaacaataaacagtttcttcattttcttctctttcctccACCAGTTGCTTGTGAGCTAACATTGGACCTGAACACCACACACAaaaatctaaaactgtttaacaaCAACAGGAGGATGAAAGtactgaagcagcagcagcagccttaTCCTGATCACCCAGAAAGATTTGATATGTTTTGCCAAGTGCTGTGTAAAAATGGCCTGGCTGGTCGTTGTTACTGGGAAGTTGAGTGGGAAGGAAATGTTAACATAGCAGTGACTCACAGAGGGATCCCAAGGAAAGGCTACAGCAGGGCTTCCAGGTTTGGAgggaatgatcagtcctggagtttGACCTGCTCTGACGACGGTTACTCTGTCTGGCACAATGATAAAGaaacatccatctcctcctcctctatctctaacagagtagctgtgtatgtggactgtcctgctgggactctgtccttctacagagtctcttccgacactctgatccacctccacaccttctcCATCACATTTACTCAACTTCTCTATCCTGGGTTTACAGTCTGGGATGGTTCAGTCACTCTTTGTTCAGTGACAGAATCAGACTGCTGACTGAAAATCTAAGTTTTTAAAATCAGGCTCACCAATAAACATCCCAGTTTGACACCAAGATTAATCAGTGTTAGTTTCAAAATGTGACTCCAGGGGGCCCAGAGTCAATAGAGGGACAGCACATATACCACTGGGCCTGAACACAATGACCTTGCCTTCAGTCTtacttttattaaaatttaaaaaagggcaTTTTTCATCAAAGACCATTCTGCTGGCTAATTTACTATCACTTGATGATGCTGTTCTATGAAACAATGGCACACGAGCCATGTGCAATTCCAAACAAAACTACTTATCATACCAGGCTGTTAATAATGGTGATGAACAGATGTTTTGAGAAATCCACagacaggaaagaaaaatattgaGACTGTTAAAGACAGCAAGCTGTGATCAGTAATAAGTGTGCTTCAACAAAAGTCTCCCTCTAGTAACATTTCTGTTGTTCACAACAAATCAATGTGTAAAGTAAAACATGTGTTTAATGTAATATCTACATAGGTTTACAGCATTATTTTGTTCACAGCCCTGAAACTTTTTAAGCTTTCTAGGGGTTCATATGATTAGGTTTGTTCTACACATTGTCAAGGAAAGCTAGAAGCTCATTTACCTCACAGTAGTCCACACAGAACTGTATAGACCCATCTTTCTTCACCACAAGAACTATGGGGCTAGGGTTAGGTGTGACCATTCCACCCAAATCCCCTGGGTGAGCAGGGTAATGAGAGCTCAGTGGTTCCTGTAGAAAAACTCAATGATTTTAAACAAACTGTGCCGTTGTATCTGATAAGAATGATTGATTTTGCAGCAAAAGAATAACTCTTCTTTATACTTCTGCAATGCAGTCCTCAGGAGATGGAAGGTTGTAGTTTTAATGTTTGCTGTTTCCTGCGATTCACACAGATGTGGAGATGGAGGAGGGGTCTGTAATTAAAATGCTGGAGGGGGAGAATCAGGGGCTCCCACAATGCAATGGGTCGTGTGTTTGCAAAAAGAAGTTCATACATCCtcactttaataaaaaaaaaatgcttttatctCTCTTTGTTATCTAAGTTCAGCTACCAATCACAACCACATTCACATCCTCATGCAAAAgctcttcacaataaaacaggaaacttttaaaaatgatccatacaaaatgtaaatgctgttttAAACTTATGAAACACATTTTCTCACAAGTTTAAAATAGCAAAAGgaaaatactttaacaattattactttacattttaacatagatttcaatgtttttaaagtttaaacccatttgaataaattacatttttaacctggttgcaaataaatatattcattaactaaaatgtaaaatttccaAAAAAGTTACCCACATGGAACATATAATAAATTGTGTTTCTTTATAAAAAAATCTGTACTCATATGTATCATGTTGATAACAACAATGTTAATATTTGTAAATGTTACATGGCCCGCTATGTTGGGCACGCAGCCAGATTATGATACTGTAAAACAGTTGAGAAAGTGAACACAGGAGAAACGCTGCTGTTCGCTTGGTCAGTCTTGCCAGAATTTATTCATACaatcccatcactactgcaCTTCTTGTCCTTGCCAGCATTTTTGTTGGCCGTactgtattttccgcactataaggcgcacttaaaatcctttaattttctcaaaaatcgtcAGTGCGTcttataatccagtgcgccttatgtatgaattctggttgtgtttactgacctcgaaccgatttcatgtggtacacagcgctcaaaaatctgtcaaaaaatgttttagtacgactttggtaagctacgaagccgcaccactttgtggattgtcggagcattacaaCTGTAGTCAGGACCTTCGCGGACTCATAgcaatctgggtccaaaactctgtTTTCTTCAGGTCCTAAAGTCAAATGAACACCGAGGAACATTGagaattaaaaacttttttaaattctttcatctttaataaagtgATCAGTGTCGCTGCTTTACTAGGTGTAACAagtaagtttaacatccaggcatccatgaaaacaaaatttattaaatttaacagaggtAGACTTCAGcaggaagttagcaggaagttagctcgctggtTTTGCTagttacctaaacatgatataccatgttctgaccgAGCGATTTCTGGAAAAAgataaaacgtacagctctgctatcactaccaacataaatgaaaacataaaactgCACAGCATTTGTAGGGTTattgaagttgggctagctggtatataatgctgTGCTATGTGATTgctagtgacacagctatgttagcatgaCATTAAGACAtaaatacgaggttagtcattaatataatataagataacctttattggtcccacaagtggaaaatttgttttgttacagcagaaagtggacagtgcaaagttacatagCAAAAATTATAAGGCgtttaatgcgccttataatccggtgcaccttatgggccgaaaaatacggtactcTTATTAGCTCTCTCGCTTTATGTGTCTTTTTTAGACCAGTTAGATTCTAACATTGAAACCGCAAGTTTACACATGACTTAAGGCCGGCTCACAACACTTTACAGACACGTTATACAAAATATTTGTCAAGTTTATCAGGAACGGTAAACCCAACCGGATTGGCGCTTCTTATTATTATATGGAGACAGGTGCGGTTGCAACAGCTTGCTAGCATTACCCAGGCATACAGCCTAGCTATTACATTCCACAGAGCTAAAGTAGCTCAGATAGCGACAGTGTAATACATCACATATCACAGACCTGTCTTATGTCATGAAAGACTAAGTATCACAGTGCCCAGctgtgcatttatttatgtctttGACCACATTACTGACCTGTAAAACAAGAGAGAAAGTGAACACAGGAGACACGCTGCCGTTCGCCTGGTCAGTCTTGCCAGAATGGCAAGCTTACGGCAGCTATGCACCCGACtccccacatagcaaaattggtatggcccagatctggcctACACtctgctggcccagaacagtttcagctctggccccagacatcagcctaatgtgtaatcaagccatgtaataacaataTGTgctggaacataatagtgcaaaagtaacatgacgagAATCTGTTCAGACAGTAAATGTTATACAGCACTTTACTACTCTCCCAGAtaactcaaagtgctctatacaacatgccacattcacacacttccTCTAAGCTGAGTGCTTCCTatctacattcatacacattcacactcttgacatgcagactggaggagccagggattgaaccactaaCCATCCAAACAGTaagtgacctgctctaccttctGAGCTACAGCTATGCAGTagtaaacatgagtaaaccctcactaggttttggataaagtgtaaactcacaaacctgtcaaacctgcatttgaaacgttggctaccatagcaacGTAGTATtacaacatggcatttgggtcttctaactaaaatagggaAATAGGAACATCAACaatgccatcattgccagacctggcccacatctggttgacatacaccctgcgcCATGATACCAGTCAGTCATaggtgccagcttgatgccggatccgtgccagacctgttttctatgagcctgggccacataaaccaaaccacaatcaagCCAGATGTGGcgtgccatcacataaacagtgctaTCATTGTCAGACCTGGCcaatatctggatgacataccacttaccatgccagaagtcagccagcagtgccggcttgacaccagatcttggccagacctgtctgctgtGTGGGTCAGTTCCCAAAGCACTCTGCTTCCCCCCACTGTCCAAAGTGTTATGCACTGTCTTGGCAACAGAGAACTTACATGACTTTGTGGACTTAAATCACAccaataaacaagcaaaataaaacatgcataATAGTCTCCATATATCACACCATTTAACTTGCCTCtatcagtgcgccccagggcagctgtggctacaatgtagcttgccatcaccagtgtgtcaATGTGTGTTTGGAtgagtgaatgactgaatgtagtgaaaagtgctttggggtccttagggactagtgtAGGCCAAACAAAGCGctaacaattaagaggagcgaAAGAACACGAATAAcatcagctatggttcgtacttgCTGTGTGGTCGGTTGTAATGTTAGATCGCACGACCAGCAAGGGACTAAGCTtgaaaatgggctctcttttcattaTTTCCACACCTGAAAGCAACATGAGGGAGCTCTTATATCGGATGTTACCaaagaaggcgtctagcctggatagcagctgtgagacgagctgataagCCTTTAAATAGGCCATGATATAATGCTCTTGTTAAATACTCTTAAAGTCTTGTGCTGAATATGTAGTGATAAGTTTTCAAAAGAGACAGTAAATTACAGAATGCTAGTCGTGGgtgatattatttaaatgctctcatgattttatgtgaacattttgtcatttgtaaactataaatgacattgattctacattgtaactgatgtgatgttctataaagtggttttaattttttttttaaaaaagcaaacattggtttgtttctttattcaacttttgaacagtggtactcagtcagtacatattcagtaaatgcaaattatttacatggcagtgcacttcaggcataaatctagaccccCTAGAATAAAAAGTTATGGGTCATTTCCACGACccacagctttactgtgttcCAGCAAAGTATCCAATAGCGA
Proteins encoded:
- the LOC134621775 gene encoding protein NLRC3-like — translated: MDQCEDREEGVPPSKTALCGEHESQTKAQRIQQQRPDSVGLSSVPMESDESMYEPTYAGHHLKADCMHQRHISVGGVRFGVFTTMFSVNRLGRELGGGAGHLGLSRGSLLISTQEINQDTSDQSEHKNHLDSVFMLLEKKIVTFMKNELKEFQRFLNQRLDDDETVMYEDKEKRSSREAFLKITLHFLRRMNEEELAHRLQSRTHAEVGKRKLKSKLKKKFQCVFEGIAKAGNPTLLNQIYTELYITEGGTAEVNDEHEVRQIETANRKPHRPETPIRQEDIFKASSGRDEPIRTVLTKGVAGIGKTVLTQKYTLDWAEDKANQDIQFIFPFTFRELNVLKEEKFSLVELVHHFFTETKEAGICSFEDFQVVFIFDGLDECRLPLDFHKTTILTDPRKSTSVDVLLINLITGRLLPSARVWITTRPAAANQLPSDCVGMVTEARGFTDPQKEEYFRKRFRDEEQASRIISHIKTSRSLHIMCHIPVFCWITATVLEDVLKTRERGQLPKTLTEMYIHFLVVQTKMAIVKYDGKRERDPIWIKKSRMMIESLGKLAFDQLQKGNLIFYESDLTECGIDIRAASVYSGVFTQIFKEERGLYQDKVYCFIHLSVQEFLAALHVHLTFINSGLNLLEEQQANLNNISVFKDIPKLKHLYQSAVIKALESPNGHLDLFLRFLLGLSLQANQTLLQGLLTQTGSNPSTRHKTVEFITKKIGGNLSTEKSINLFHCLIELNDRSLMKDIQNSLVLGRLSTDKLSPAQWSALVFILLSSEKDLDVFDLKKYSASEEALLKLLPVVKATNKALLCDCNLTENSCEALSSVLSSQSSRLRELDLSNNNLKDSGVKLLAAGVKSPHCRLESLRLSGCLITEEGCASLASALSSNPSYLRELDLRNNSLQDSGVNLLLAGLEDPYWRLDILRVDSGGEWKVTLGLRKFACELTLDLNTTHKNLKLFNNNRRMKVLKQQQQPYPDHPERFDMFCQVLCKNGLAGRCYWEVEWEGNVNIAVTHRGIPRKGYSRASRFGGNDQSWSLTCSDDGYSVWHNDKETSISSSSISNRVAVYVDCPAGTLSFYRVSSDTLIHLHTFSITFTQLLYPGFTVWDGSVTLCSVTESDC